The DNA segment TGGCGCCGCCCCAGCCGGGGATATAGACGCCGGGTTCCACGCAGAGCACCATGCCGGGTTCGAGTGGGGTGCGGTCGCCCGGAGCGAGGTAGGGTTCTTCGACGGTCTCGAGGCCGATGCCGTGGCCCATGAAGGTGCGGGCGTAGCGGCCGTAGCCCTGTTCCTCGAGGTAAGCGTTGGCTACCCGGACGACGTCCTCGCAGGGGGTGCCGGGCCGGCAGGCCGCGACGGCGCGGCGGGAGGCCTCCAGCACGGCCTCGAGCACCCGTCGCTGCCCGGCGTCGGGCCGGCCACCGGCGACCGTGGTGCGCAGCACGTCGAACTGGTAGCCCCAGTACGCCCCGATGATGTCCAGGTCGACGAGCTCGCCTACACGGATGGCGCGTGGCATCGCCTGGGGCCACCGCGAACCCCAGGCGCTATAGGGCCCGGAGTGCACCCGCAGGTAGCGGATGAAGTCGGCGCCTTCGCGCATGGCAGCCGCGATGCCGGCGGCACAGACGTCGCTTTCGGTTACGGTGGCGCCGGTACCGGAGGCGCCCGGCGTGTGCCCCACGGTGCCGATGAGCTCGACGGCGACCTTCAGGCCGGCGCCTGCGATGGCCGCCCCGCGCCGCAGCAGGCGCAGTTCGGCGGGGCTCTTTCGCCGCCGCAGTTCCCGGACCAGGTGGCCGGCCGCGGGCAGTTCCAGAGCCGGAAGCGCCTGTGTGAGCGCCCGGAACATGGCCAGCGGCAGGATGTCCTCACCCACGAGGCCGATGCGGGCGGTCGCGAGGCGGCGTTCCCGCAGCAGCTCGGCCAGCACCGCTCCCAGGTCGGAGCCTCCCCGCACCTCGTCCGCCACGACCAGTTCCTCTCGGTAGGCCCGCCCGTCGATGACAAGGGCGGTCGGGCCCTCTCCGGGAAGGAGCAACAGCCCGTGCCCCAACCCCTTCTGCTGGCCGCTGAAAACGGTGGCGGGGAACGGCGGGAAGTGGTTGGTGAGGTAGGCGAGGTCGCCGACCCGGTCGTAAAACGAGCGCCCCACCACCAGGAGCGCGTCCAGGCCGGCCTGCAGCAGCCTTCG comes from the Bacillota bacterium genome and includes:
- a CDS encoding Xaa-Pro peptidase family protein, with amino-acid sequence MNTQDAPFDTAQEQGIPREEVLDRQERVRRRLLQAGLDALLVVGRSFYDRVGDLAYLTNHFPPFPATVFSGQQKGLGHGLLLLPGEGPTALVIDGRAYREELVVADEVRGGSDLGAVLAELLRERRLATARIGLVGEDILPLAMFRALTQALPALELPAAGHLVRELRRRKSPAELRLLRRGAAIAGAGLKVAVELIGTVGHTPGASGTGATVTESDVCAAGIAAAMREGADFIRYLRVHSGPYSAWGSRWPQAMPRAIRVGELVDLDIIGAYWGYQFDVLRTTVAGGRPDAGQRRVLEAVLEASRRAVAACRPGTPCEDVVRVANAYLEEQGYGRYARTFMGHGIGLETVEEPYLAPGDRTPLEPGMVLCVEPGVYIPGWGGASIEEEIIVTGGAPEQITHYPAKLWAGP